The genomic stretch GCGGAAGCAGTTGCGGACCGACCAGGGAGCGAGAAGATGGCGCTGTCCGATTTCACGGGACCGGACTACATCGATGCGTGGACGAAGGACCTGGACCGAAGATGGCCCGAGCGGGCGGCAATGGCGGATTGCGTCGTACGGACGCTCGTCGGATGGCGGGGTGAGTGGCGCGAACATCACCAGGTGGAATCGCCCGGGAGCGATCATCTCGCAATGATCCGGCTGCTGGAACTTGGTGTTGGCGCAGGTGGACTAGTCCACACTGTGCTAAGTGCGTTTTTCGATGGGTCGGAGTCGGGAAAGATAAGTTCCGTCGAATACACGGGGATCGAGGTCGAGCCGGCACTGGTCTTACACGTAGACGAACTGCTCGAAGAATCTGGCCACCAAGACTCACGCCTGATTCAAGCCGACCTGAGAGGCGACGGCTGGACCTGCGGGCTCAGTCCCTTCGACGCCATCTTCACCCTTCAGACCCTACACGATCTCGGCGGCGTCGACGCCCTCGAAGCCGTCTACCGGCCAGCCTACGGACTCCTGGCACCCGGCGGGATCCTGGTCAACGCGGATTTCGTGGTTCCTTTCGAGAAAGACGACCCCGAGCGACCCCGGAGATTACCAGTCGAAACGCACCAGGGCCTGCTTTCCAGATTGGGATTTGTCGATTTCAGGTGTG from Gemmatimonadota bacterium encodes the following:
- a CDS encoding class I SAM-dependent methyltransferase translates to MALSDFTGPDYIDAWTKDLDRRWPERAAMADCVVRTLVGWRGEWREHHQVESPGSDHLAMIRLLELGVGAGGLVHTVLSAFFDGSESGKISSVEYTGIEVEPALVLHVDELLEESGHQDSRLIQADLRGDGWTCGLSPFDAIFTLQTLHDLGGVDALEAVYRPAYGLLAPGGILVNADFVVPFEKDDPERPRRLPVETHQGLLSRLGFVDFRCGLRRGKMACMSARRL